Proteins from a single region of Vitis riparia cultivar Riparia Gloire de Montpellier isolate 1030 unplaced genomic scaffold, EGFV_Vit.rip_1.0 scaffold349_pilon_pilon, whole genome shotgun sequence:
- the LOC117909787 gene encoding ankyrin repeat-containing protein NPR4-like — MQRELLWFKEVEKLMQPTYREKKNRQGKTPWVLFTEEHRDLMKDGEKWMRETAAQSMLVATLIATVVFSAAFTVPGGHSQQTDTPILLMVFAVSDGLALFTSSTSILMFLSILTSRYAEQDFLHSLPSRLMLGLTTLFVSIITMMVTFTITFFIVYRHGFAWVPILIALFATVPVSLFASLQYPLLADVINSTYGSRFLFEPRKHMFDQ, encoded by the exons ATGCAAAGAGAGCTATTGTGGTTTAAG GAGGTGGAAAAGCTCATGCAACCTACAtacagagaaaagaaaaacaggcAAGGTAAGACACCCTGGGTTTTGTTCACTGAAGAGCACAGAGACTTGATGAAGGATGGAGAGAAATGGATGCGGGAAACAGCCGCTCAATCTATGCTTGTCGCCACTCTTATAGCCACTGTAGTTTTTTCAGCAGCCTTCACTGTACCAGGTGGTCACAGTCAGCAAACAGACACTCCTATTTTGTTAATGGTTTTTGCGGTGTCAGATGGACTAGCATTATTCACCTCCTCAACTTCAATCCTAATGTTCTTATCCATCCTCACCTCACGCTATGCGGAACAGGATTTCCTCCATTCATTACCCTCTAGATTGATGTTGGGACTCACAACActctttgtttctattataaCCATGATGGTAACTTTTACCATAACCTTTTTCATAGTTTATCGTCATGGTTTCGCATGGGTACCTATTCTCATTGCTCTATTTGCCACGGTCCCAGTCTCTCTATTTGCTTCACTGCAATATCCCCTCTTGGCAGATGTAATCAATTCTACATATGGTTCTAGGTTTCTCTTTGAGCCAAGAAAGCACATGTTTGACCAGTGA